One genomic region from Spirulina subsalsa PCC 9445 encodes:
- the ilvD gene encoding dihydroxy-acid dehydratase, with product MADNRRSQVITQGVQRSPNRAMLRAVGFGDEDFTKPIVGLANGYSTITPCNMGINSLALRAEAGLKSAGAMPQMFGTITVSDGISMGTEGMKYSLVSRDVIADSIETACNAQSMDAVLAIGGCDKNMPGAMIAIARMNIPAIFVYGGTIKPGHYNGQDLTVVSAFEAVGQHSAGKIDDETLTNIERNACPGAGSCGGMYTANTMSSAFEAMGMSLPYSSTMAAEDQEKADSTEKSAFVLVEAIKAQRLPSQILTREAFENAIAVIMAVGGSTNSVLHLLAIAHTIGVPLTLDDFETIRGRVPVLCDLKPSGRYVATDLHAVGGIPQVMKMLLNHGLLHGDALTITGQTIAEVLADVPDHPPTDQDVIRQWDNPMYTTGHLAILKGNLAENGSVAKISGVKNPQITGPARVFESEEECLDAILAGKIQGGDVVIVRYEGPKGGPGMREMLAPTSAIIGAGLGDSVGLITDGRFSGGTYGLVVGHVAPEAAVGGTIALVQEGDTITIDAHARSLHLHVSEEELAQRRAAWTPPAPRYTRGALAKYAKVVSSSHFGAVTDKDLF from the coding sequence ATGGCAGATAATCGTAGAAGTCAGGTGATTACCCAAGGGGTGCAGCGATCGCCAAATCGGGCGATGTTACGAGCGGTGGGCTTTGGGGATGAGGATTTCACCAAGCCCATTGTCGGGTTAGCGAATGGCTATAGTACAATCACCCCCTGTAATATGGGGATTAATAGCTTGGCACTGCGGGCGGAGGCGGGTTTGAAAAGTGCCGGAGCGATGCCCCAAATGTTTGGGACGATTACCGTTTCTGACGGGATTTCTATGGGAACCGAGGGGATGAAATATTCTCTGGTGTCTCGGGATGTGATTGCCGATTCGATTGAGACGGCCTGTAATGCCCAAAGTATGGACGCGGTGTTAGCCATTGGGGGCTGTGATAAGAATATGCCGGGGGCGATGATTGCCATTGCCCGGATGAATATTCCGGCGATTTTCGTCTATGGGGGAACGATTAAGCCCGGTCACTACAATGGGCAAGATTTAACGGTGGTGAGCGCTTTTGAAGCGGTGGGACAACACAGCGCGGGGAAAATTGATGATGAGACGCTGACCAATATTGAACGGAATGCCTGTCCGGGGGCGGGGTCTTGTGGGGGAATGTATACGGCTAATACCATGTCCTCGGCGTTTGAGGCGATGGGGATGAGCTTGCCCTATTCGTCTACTATGGCGGCGGAGGATCAAGAAAAGGCGGATAGTACGGAAAAATCGGCGTTTGTGTTGGTGGAGGCGATTAAGGCGCAACGCTTACCCAGCCAGATTTTAACCCGGGAGGCCTTTGAGAATGCGATCGCCGTGATCATGGCGGTGGGGGGTTCGACGAACTCGGTTTTACACTTATTGGCGATCGCTCACACCATTGGCGTTCCCCTCACCCTCGACGACTTTGAAACCATTCGCGGCCGCGTCCCCGTCCTCTGCGACCTCAAACCCAGTGGGCGTTACGTCGCCACCGACCTCCACGCTGTTGGGGGCATTCCCCAAGTGATGAAAATGTTGCTCAATCACGGCCTTTTACATGGCGATGCCCTCACCATCACCGGGCAAACCATCGCCGAAGTTCTCGCCGATGTCCCCGATCATCCCCCCACAGATCAAGATGTGATCCGTCAGTGGGACAATCCCATGTACACCACCGGACACCTCGCCATCCTCAAAGGCAACCTCGCCGAAAATGGCTCAGTCGCCAAAATTAGCGGCGTGAAAAACCCCCAAATCACTGGCCCCGCCCGGGTCTTTGAGTCGGAGGAAGAATGTTTAGATGCCATTCTAGCCGGGAAAATTCAAGGGGGAGATGTGGTCATTGTCCGTTATGAAGGCCCCAAAGGTGGCCCCGGAATGCGGGAAATGTTAGCCCCCACCTCGGCCATTATCGGCGCAGGATTAGGGGATAGTGTGGGCTTAATTACCGATGGTCGTTTCTCCGGCGGAACTTACGGCCTGGTCGTCGGTCACGTCGCCCCAGAGGCCGCCGTTGGGGGAACCATTGCCCTAGTTCAAGAAGGGGACACCATCACCATTGATGCTCATGCCCGTTCCCTCCATCTGCACGTTTCCGAGGAGGAACTAGCTCAACGTCGCGCCGCTTGGACTCCTCCGGCTCCCCGTTATACCCGAGGGGCGTTGGCGAAGTATGCGAAGGTTGTCTCTTCGAGTCACTTTGGGGCGGTGACGGATAAGGACTTGTTTTAA